Proteins co-encoded in one Arachis hypogaea cultivar Tifrunner chromosome 11, arahy.Tifrunner.gnm2.J5K5, whole genome shotgun sequence genomic window:
- the LOC140176133 gene encoding uncharacterized protein, with protein sequence MAYNMNPNIVAFTLTEGQSNNRPPYFNDIPTKQNADGEVVTKEDSKWTYEEKEKVELNAKAINLMHCAISFEEFRKVSSMKEDESIDQMFERFSIIINNLDTMGRNYSEETLVRKILRSLTKKWEVKSTAISERNDLIKITYDELRGKLLAYETTHMSQNKDDKKKSIALKSRMTAQGEESDDSFSDEEMVLFARKMRRLLIYKSKGKGSSSSKDVKKDQVKFTCHHCKEPGHFKSDCPQLKKGEKSKKDKKKVMMATWEDLENDTRSESSDQEAQLCLMADHNDEDEVDLSDLSIDELHYIIKDISVKSKKLLDKYAKCKKENEALRTENDLLLKKVKANETVNYIKLFMILMLLGNQEDFTSKDPNRFGYLSVFLVDGLKHNLLSISQLCDLGYAVTFRKSDCRVINEKTGAVLFVAKRSDNVYGISLDDLKVQNVTCFSSMESEKWMWHKRLGHASMFQISKLVKRGLVRGLPNIKIDKDIICDACQMGKQIKTSFKSKEDVSTKKSLELLHLDLFGPTITQSLGGKSYGMCFILNIKENLGKFDPKTHEGIFLGYSTNSKACRVYNKNSKTVEETMHVTFCKSNNVPSICIDDIPGFEVELPKNSEPVPQNPSSHEVAPVSCENSNSAGDNLELSPVAIENTDAKTIVDQEEPESSTQIKRPREWKFLKNYPEKFIIGDPSKSISTRSSLRRAESNNLALLSKIEPQNIQEALVDPSWVLAMKEKLQQFEKNQILLGIGLIEEAQVACAAFLENLSLFGLAKSKLQWHFQQPKLSILQPPLVVLNYYG encoded by the exons atgGCCTACAACATGAATCCCAACATCGTGGCTTTCACTCTCACTGAAGGGCAGTCTAATAATAGACCTCCCTACTTCAATG ACATTCCCACCAAACAGAATGCTGATGGAGAAGTAGTGACAAAGGAAGACAGTAAATGGACATATGAAGAAAAGGAGAAAGTTGAACTCAATGCCAAGGCAATCAACCTGATGCACTGTGCAATCAGTTTTGAAGAGTTCAGAAAAGTGTCAAG TATGAAGGAGGATGAGAGCATCGATCAAATGTTCGAAAGGTtctcaataatcatcaacaatctgGACACCATGGGAAGAAACTACTCTGAAGAAACCTTAGTAAGGAAGATTCTGAGAAGTCTTACTAAGAAATGGGAAGTAAAAAGCACAGCCATCTCTGAAAGGAATGATTTAATCAAAatcacctatgatgagctgagaggcaaGCTGCTGGCTTATGAAACCACTCATATGTCTCAAAACAAagatgacaaaaagaaaagtatagcacTAAAATCAAGAATGACAGCCCAAGGAGAAGAATCTGATGACAGTTTCTCAGATGAAGAAATGGTGCTCTTtgcaagaaaaatgagaagaCTACTGATATACAAAAGCAAAGGCAAAGGAAGCTCTTCATCCAAAGATGTCAAGAAAGATCAAGTCAAGTTCACATGCCATCACTGCAAGGAACCTGGTCACTTCAAGTCAGATTGCCCTCAACTTAAGAAAGGCGAAAAATCCAagaaagacaaaaagaaggtgatgatGGCAACATGGGAGGACTTGGAGAACGACACCAGATCAGAGAGCTCAGACCAAGAAGCTCAACTATGTCTGATGGCAGATCATAATGATGAAGATGAGGTAGATCTTTCTGACTTATCTATTGATGAACTGCACTATATTATCAAAGACATCTCTGTGAAATCTAAGAAACTCTTGGATAAGTATGCAAAATGTAAGAAAGAAAATGAGGCATTGAGGACAGAAAATGATcttcttttgaaaaaggttaaGGCTAATGAAACTG taaattatataaagttgTTTATGATTTTAATGCTCTTGGGCAACCAAGAAGATTTcacatcaaaggatccaaatagatttggatacctaag TGTCTTTCTAGTTGATGGGTTAAAGCATAATCTATTGAGCATAAGTCAATTATGTGACCTTGGATATGCTGTAACCTTTAGAAAATCTGATTGTAGAGTCATAAATGAGAAAACAGGGGCTGTTTTGTTTGTTGCCAAAAGAAGTGACAATGTTTATGGTATTAGTCTAGATGATCTAAAAGTTCAAAATGTAACTTGTTTCTCTTCAATGGAGTCTGAAAAATGGATGTGGCATAAGAGGTTAGGACATGCAAGCATGTTCCAAATCTCTAAGCTTGTAAAGAGAGGCTTAGTTAGAGGTCTTCCTAATATAAAAATTGATAAGGACATcatttgtgatgcttgtcaaatgggaaaacaaattAAAACCTCTTTCAAATCCAAGGAAGATGTCTCTACTAAGAAATCATTGGAGTTGTTGCATCTTGATCTGTTTGGACCAACTATAACTCAAAGTCTTGGAGGAAAGAGTTATGGCATG TGTTTCATTTTGAATATCAAAGAAAATTTAGGAAAATTTGATCCTAAAACACATGAAGGCATTTTTCTGGGTTATTCCACAAATAGCAAGGCCTGTAGAGTTTATAACAAAAATTCCAAAACTGTTGAAGAAACCATGCATGTCACATTCTGTAAGTCTAACAATGTTCCTAGTATTTGCATTGATGATATTCCAGGTTTTGAAGTTGAATTACCAAAGAACTCTGAACCAGTTCCACAAAATCCAAGTTCTCATGAAGTTGCACCTGTTAGCTGCGAAAATTCTAATTCTGCAGGAGACAATTTGGAATTATCTCCTGTTGCTATTGAAAACACTGATGCAAAGACCATTGTTGATCAAGAGGAACCTGAATCTTCAACTCAAATCAAAAGGCCCAGGGAATGGAAGTTCCTGAAAAATTATCCTGAGAAATTTATAATTGGTGATCCCTCCAAAAGCATTTCAACAAGGTCATCGTTGAGAAGAGCTGAATCCAACAACTTAGCTCTTTTATCAAAGATTGAACCTCAAAACATCCAAGAAGCTCTTGTTGATCCATCATGGGTGTTAGCTATGAAGGAGAAATTGCAGCAATTTGAGAAGAATCAGATTTTGCTGGGGATAGGATTGATAGAAGAAGCACAAGTGGCATGTGCTGCTTTCTTGGAAAATCTCTCATTGTTTGGTCTAGCAAAAAGCAAGTTACAGTGGCACTTTCAACAGCCGAAGCTGAGTATATTGCAGCCTCCTCTTGTTGTTCTCAATTATTATGGCTGA
- the LOC112722187 gene encoding probable pectate lyase 18, translated as MTTTSLLFLFLFLFSLLSPALISSSPVQDPELVAQEVTRQINASVARRNLGYLSCGTGNPIDDCWRCDPNWEKNRQRLADCAIGFGKNAIGGRDGKIYVVTDSADDNPVNPKPGTLRYAVIQDEPLWIIFARDMVIQLKEELIMNSFKTIDGRGASVHIAGGPCITIQYVNNVIIHGIHIHDCKQGGNAMVRDSPRHYGWRTLSDGDGVSIFGGSHVWVDHCSLSNCRDGLIDAIHGSTAITISNNYMTHHDKVMLLGHSDTYTQDKNMQVTIAFNHFGEGLVQRMPRCRHGYFHVVNNDYTHWEMYAIGGSANPTINSQGNRFVAPNDRFSKEVTKHEDAPESEWRGWNWRSEGDLLVNGAFFTASGAGASSSYARASSLSARPSTLVGTITTGAGALVCKRGSRC; from the exons ATGACAACCActtcccttctctttctctttctctttctcttctctctcctctccccgGCCCTCATTTCCTCTTCCCCTGTCCAAGACCCTGAATTGGTAGCTCAAGAAGTGACCAG GCAAATCAATGCGTCTGTTGCTAGGAGGAACTTGGGGTACTTGTCTTGCGGGACAGGTAACCCAATCGACGACTGTTGGAGGTGTGATCCGAATTGGGAGAAGAACAGACAGAGGCTTGCAGACTGCGCTATCGGCTTCGGGAAGAACGCCATTGGCGGAAGGGACGGAAAAATCTACGTGGTGACTGATTCTGCTGACGACAACCCAGTGAACCCGAAGCCGGGGACGCTTCGCTATGCAGTGATTCAGGACGAGCCCTTATGGATCATATTCGCAAGGGACATGGTGATTCAGTTGAAGGAAGAACTTATAATGAACTCCTTCAAGACCATAGATGGGAGAGGTGCTAGCGTGCACATTGCTGGTGGACCATGCATAACAATTCAGTATGTGAATAACGTTATAATACATGGTATTCACATACATGATTGTAAGCAAGGTGGGAATGCTATGGTGCGTGACTCCCCACGGCACTACGGGTGGAGGACTCTATCGGACGGTGATGGGGTCTCCATATTTGGCGGGAGCCACGTGTGGGTTGATCATTGCTCCTTGTCTAACTGCAGGGACGGTTTGATTGATGCCATTCACGGCTCCACCGCAATTACAATTTCTAACAATTACATGACGCACCATGATAAGGTTATGTTGTTGGGTCATAGTGATACATATACACAAGACAAGAATATGCAGGTTACTATTGCTTTTAACCACTTCGGTGAAGGCCTTGTTCAGAGAATGCCAAg GTGTAGGCATGGGTATTTCCATGTGGTGAACAATGACTACACACACTGGGAAATGTATGCCATTGGTGGAAGTGCCAACCCAACCATCAATAGCCAAGGCAACAGATTTGTAGCACCAAATGACAGGTTCAGCAAAGAG GTGACAAAGCATGAGGATGCACCAGAGAGTGAATGGAGGGGTTGGAATTGGAGGTCAGAAGGGGACTTATTGGTAAATGGTGCATTTTTCACTGCATCTGGGGCTGGAGCCTCTTCAAGTTATGCAAGGGCTTCAAGTTTGAGTGCAAGACCATCCACTCTTGTGGGCACTATAACAACTGGTGCAGGTGCACTCGTTTGTAAGAGGGGTTCTCGTTGCTGA